The Devosia sp. 1566 sequence AGCCGATGAGCTCGCTCAATCCGGTTTATACGATCGGCCAGCAGCTGTGCGAGGTGCTGCACTTGCACAACTGGATATCCCGGGCCGAGGCGATGCAGCGCGCCGAAAAGCTGCTCGAGGAAGTGCAGATCCCCGAGCCGCGCGCGCGCCTCAACAACTATCCGCACCAGCTTTCTGGCGGACAGCGCCAGCGCGTGATGATCGCCATGGCGCTCGCCAACCGGCCCGAGGTGCTCATCGCCGATGAGCCCACGACCGCCCTTGATGTGACGGTGCAGGCGCAGATCCTTAACCTGCTCAAGGACCTCAAGGACAAGTACGGCATGGCGGTGATCCTGATCACCCATGACCTGACCGTGGTCCGCCAGTTCAGCGACTATGTCTATGTGATGCAGAACGGCCGGGTGCAGGAGCACAACACCACCGAAGCGCTGTTCGCCGATCCGCAGCACCCCTATACCCGGCACCTCCTCGCCTCCGAGCCCAAGGGCACCGCCCTGCCCCTTGCCGAAGGCCGCCAGACGCTGCTCGAGGGCCGCGACGTCAAGGTCAGCTTCACGCTCAAGCGTGGCGGCTTCTTCAAGCCCGATTTCTTCGAGCTCAAGGCCGTCGACAACCTCGACATCCGCCTCGCCCGCCACGAAACCCTGGGCATCGTTGGAGAATCGGGTTCAGGCAAAACCACTTTCGGACAGGCCTTGATCCGGCTCATCAACAACCAGGGCGGCGAGATCTACTTTGACGGCCAGCCCATCCACGACAAGGACCGTACCGCCATGCGGCCGCTGCGCAGCCGCATGCAGATCGTCTTCCAGGACCCGTTCGCCAGCCTCAATCCGCGCATGTCGATCCGGCAGATCATCGAGGAAGGGCTGATCGTCAACAAGATCGGCGCCAATGGCGCCGAGCGGCTCGATCGCGTGCGCCAGGCGCTGCAGGATGCGGGCATGCCCGATGGCATTCTCAACCGCTTCCCCCACGAGTTCTCGGGCGGCCAGCGCCAGCGCATCGCCATCGCCCGCGCCATCGCGCTCGAGCCCGAGTTCATCCTCCTCGACGAGCCGACCTCGGCGCTTGACCTATCGGTGCAGGCCCAGATCATCGACCTCCTCCGCAAACTGCAGGACGAAAAGGGCCTCTCCTATCTCTTCATCAGCCACGACCTCAAAGTCGTGCGGGCCCTCTGCCACCGCGTCCTGGTCATGCAGCATGGCAAGATCATTGAGCAAGGCCCCGTCGCCGAAGTTCTTTCCAATCCTCAAACCGAATACACGGCCCGCCTGTTGCGCGCCGCGTTCGACATTGCCGCCTAGGAGCATTCAGTTATGGCAAATCCCAAGATCACCTTTATCGGCGCGGGCTCATCGGTGTTCATGAAGAACATCGTGGGCGATATTCTCCAGCGCCCCGCCCTTGCCGGCGCCACCATCCGGCTGATGGACATCAATCCCACGCGCCTCACCGAAAGCGAGATCATCGCCAGCAAGCTGATCGCGACCCTTGGCGTGCCCGCAACCGTCGAGACCTATTCCAACCAGCGCCAGGCGCTTGATGGCACCAATTTCGTGGTGGTCTGCTTCCAAATCGGCGGCTACGAACCCTCCACCGTCATCGATTTCGACGTGCCCAAGAAGTACAATCTGCGCCAGACCATCGCCGACACGCTCGGGGTCGGCGGCATCATGCGCGGCCTGCGTACCGTGCCCCATCTCTGGAGCATCTGCGAGGACATGCTGCAGGTCGCGCCCGACGCGGTGATGCTTCAATACGTCAACCCCATGGCCATCAACACCTGGGCCATCGCCGAGAAATACCCGGCCATCAAGCAGGTCGGCTTGTGCCATTCCGTACAAGGCACCGCCATGGAACTGGCCCACGACCTCGACATCCCCTACGAGGAAATCCGCTACCGCTCGGCCGGCATCAACCACATGGCCTTCTTCCTCAACTTCGAGCACCGCCTGCCCGACGGCTCCTACCAGGACCTTTATCCCGCGCTGCTCAAAGCCTATGCCGAAGGCCGTGCGCCCAAGCCCAGCAGCTGGAACCCGCGCCAGAACAACAAGGTGCGCTATGAGATGCTGACCCGGCTCGGCTATTTCGTCACCGAAAGCAGCGAGCACTTTGCCGAATACACCCCCTATTTCATCAAAGAGGGCCGCGAGGACCTGATCGAGAAGTTCGGTGTGCCGCTCGATGAATATCCCAAGCGCTGCATCGAGCAGATCGCGCGCTGGAAGAAGACCTCGGAGGATTACAAGAAGGCCGACCGCATCGAGGTCAAGCCGTCCAAGGAATATGCTTCCTCCATCGTCAACTCGGTTTGGACCGGCGAGCCTTCGGTGATCTACGGCAATCTGCGCAACAATGGCGTCATCACCAACCTGCCCAACAATGCGGCGGTAGAAGTGCCGTGCCTCGTCGACGACAATGGCCTGCAGCCCACCTATATCGGCGATCTGCCCCCGCAGCTCACCGCGCTCATCCGCACCAACATCAACGTGCAGGAGCTGACCGTCGCCGCCCTGATGACCGAAAACCGCGAGCACATCTACCATGCGGCCATGATGGATCCCCACACCGCGGCCGAGCTCGACCTCGACCAGATCTGGAACCTCGTCGATGATCTGACCGAAGCTCATGGCGACATGCTGCCCCAATGGGCCCGCGGCCCTCGCAAGCAGCGCGTGGCCTAGCCGCGCGCGTTCCAAGCTCCCAAGCAAAAACGGGGCGCCCCAGGCGCCCCGTTTTCTTGTCTTCGGCTATTTCTGCCTAGTGGTGTCCACCCACCACTTCACGCAGCTCTTCCACTGAGCGCACCTGCTTGCGCGCCGCGCCATTCCAGTCTCGCGTCTTGACCGTGGACTTCGCCGCCCGCTCGGCCGCCGCCGGCACCGCATCGGCATATTGCGGCAGCCACCGCGCCTGGGCCACAACCATCTCGTCGACCATGGCCCAGACTTCGTCGGGCGTGCAGATTGCGCCCACCAGCGGGTCGTGCAGCACCGCCAGCTTGAGCGTATCGATATTCCCGGTCATCGCCGCTTCCACCGACAAGCGCTGCACCGAAATCGACACTGAACAGGTCGCCGCGCAGGCCGTTGGCAGCGTGATGCCCTCGATCATGTTGATGCCGAACCGATCGACATAGCCGGGGCTCTCGATGATCGCGTCGGCCGGCAGATTGGTGATGATGCCATTGTTGCGCCGGTTGAAGTGCCCGCGATAAGCGCGGCCGGTTTCTTTGGCCTCGATGATATAGCTGGCATGTTCGCTGGTGCGCTTGTGCTCGGATAGGGGCTTGTTGGCCTGCTCCTTGAACATCGGGAAGTCCGTTTCAAACCAGTTCCGGCGCTCGGTGGAATAGCGCAGATAGCCGCCGGTTTCCCCGTGAATCCAGTCGCTCATGTCGATCCAGCGGCCGATCTCCTCGGGGCGCTTGCGATACCAGGGCAGGTATTCGCTCAGATGCCCGTTGCTCTCGGTGGAATACACCCCGAAGCGCTTGAGCACGTCGATGCGCACCTTTTCCTGCTTGGAATACACCGGATGCGCCTCGAACCCGGCGATCAGCTCATCCGCCTCGATCTTGCGCCCCTTGGCACGGATGTCGATGTACCAGGTCTGGTGATTGATGCCCGAGCAGACATAGT is a genomic window containing:
- a CDS encoding ABC transporter ATP-binding protein, with product MTNTTQGPVSLTRHDHGNHERELILDARNIGVDFKVEGGVVHAVKDVSFQLHKGETIALVGESGSGKSVTARTLMKLLTKRATILPATRITLAGKDVVAMSEHAMRKLRGNDVAMIFQEPMSSLNPVYTIGQQLCEVLHLHNWISRAEAMQRAEKLLEEVQIPEPRARLNNYPHQLSGGQRQRVMIAMALANRPEVLIADEPTTALDVTVQAQILNLLKDLKDKYGMAVILITHDLTVVRQFSDYVYVMQNGRVQEHNTTEALFADPQHPYTRHLLASEPKGTALPLAEGRQTLLEGRDVKVSFTLKRGGFFKPDFFELKAVDNLDIRLARHETLGIVGESGSGKTTFGQALIRLINNQGGEIYFDGQPIHDKDRTAMRPLRSRMQIVFQDPFASLNPRMSIRQIIEEGLIVNKIGANGAERLDRVRQALQDAGMPDGILNRFPHEFSGGQRQRIAIARAIALEPEFILLDEPTSALDLSVQAQIIDLLRKLQDEKGLSYLFISHDLKVVRALCHRVLVMQHGKIIEQGPVAEVLSNPQTEYTARLLRAAFDIAA
- a CDS encoding alpha-glucosidase/alpha-galactosidase, translating into MANPKITFIGAGSSVFMKNIVGDILQRPALAGATIRLMDINPTRLTESEIIASKLIATLGVPATVETYSNQRQALDGTNFVVVCFQIGGYEPSTVIDFDVPKKYNLRQTIADTLGVGGIMRGLRTVPHLWSICEDMLQVAPDAVMLQYVNPMAINTWAIAEKYPAIKQVGLCHSVQGTAMELAHDLDIPYEEIRYRSAGINHMAFFLNFEHRLPDGSYQDLYPALLKAYAEGRAPKPSSWNPRQNNKVRYEMLTRLGYFVTESSEHFAEYTPYFIKEGREDLIEKFGVPLDEYPKRCIEQIARWKKTSEDYKKADRIEVKPSKEYASSIVNSVWTGEPSVIYGNLRNNGVITNLPNNAAVEVPCLVDDNGLQPTYIGDLPPQLTALIRTNINVQELTVAALMTENREHIYHAAMMDPHTAAELDLDQIWNLVDDLTEAHGDMLPQWARGPRKQRVA
- a CDS encoding alpha-glucosidase/alpha-galactosidase, with the translated sequence MSFKVTVIGAGSIGFTKTLISDLLKVPEFVDCEFALTDINPHNLDMVRQVIETIVAVNRMPAKVTATTDRREAISGARYVMSCVRVGGLEAFSTDISIPLKYGVDQCVGDTICAGGILYGQRNIPVILDFCKDIREVAEPGALFLNYANPMAMNTWAADLYGGVDVVGLCHGVQHGAHQIAKVLGVRDDELDYVCSGINHQTWYIDIRAKGRKIEADELIAGFEAHPVYSKQEKVRIDVLKRFGVYSTESNGHLSEYLPWYRKRPEEIGRWIDMSDWIHGETGGYLRYSTERRNWFETDFPMFKEQANKPLSEHKRTSEHASYIIEAKETGRAYRGHFNRRNNGIITNLPADAIIESPGYVDRFGINMIEGITLPTACAATCSVSISVQRLSVEAAMTGNIDTLKLAVLHDPLVGAICTPDEVWAMVDEMVVAQARWLPQYADAVPAAAERAAKSTVKTRDWNGAARKQVRSVEELREVVGGHH